In Brevinematales bacterium, one genomic interval encodes:
- the dprA gene encoding DNA-protecting protein DprA, whose translation MSELAYYAALSSNDLIGPKRYAKIMDEFGGLKPFFDLPAGEQMGFLGIKSEDAPARFERMPESGEKVLADCAKKGIRIVTIADNEYPAPLKTIADPPYILYYYGEFNLSIPLVAVVGTREPSAEALNINRYFVSELVNYNIGIVSGMARGHDTAAHEAVIENNGYTIAVLACGVDIVYPTSNRELYRTLRESGTIVSEYPPGVRPDKWRFPLRNRIISGLANIVLIVQAPVNSGALITAKYAEAQGRDVYAVPGNPMDIRYGGTNQLIQRGAKVALSPEEIVLDLTGTKHPSVRRKVSEMPALEPDEMQVIDILVSETHIDEIAGMTKIPIGDLNALLTRLELKGIVLQYPGRFYIRNL comes from the coding sequence ATGAGTGAACTGGCATACTATGCCGCGTTGAGTTCCAACGACCTGATCGGGCCGAAGCGTTATGCTAAAATTATGGACGAGTTCGGCGGCTTGAAACCGTTCTTCGATCTCCCCGCCGGCGAGCAGATGGGTTTCCTCGGGATAAAGAGCGAGGACGCCCCCGCGCGTTTCGAGCGGATGCCCGAATCGGGGGAGAAGGTGCTCGCCGATTGCGCGAAAAAGGGCATCCGCATAGTCACTATCGCCGATAACGAATACCCCGCGCCCCTGAAAACAATCGCCGACCCGCCGTATATCCTCTACTATTACGGGGAGTTTAATCTCTCCATCCCGCTGGTCGCCGTCGTCGGTACCCGCGAACCCTCGGCGGAAGCGTTGAATATCAACCGTTACTTCGTGTCGGAACTGGTCAATTATAATATAGGGATAGTCAGCGGGATGGCGCGCGGGCATGATACCGCCGCGCACGAGGCTGTTATCGAGAATAACGGTTACACGATCGCGGTGCTCGCGTGCGGAGTGGATATCGTCTATCCCACGTCGAACCGCGAACTCTACCGAACCCTGCGGGAGAGCGGGACGATTGTCTCGGAGTATCCGCCGGGAGTGCGCCCCGATAAATGGCGGTTCCCGTTACGCAACCGTATCATCAGCGGGCTCGCGAATATCGTACTGATCGTGCAGGCTCCGGTAAACTCCGGCGCGCTGATTACCGCGAAGTACGCGGAAGCCCAGGGGCGCGACGTGTACGCGGTGCCGGGTAACCCGATGGATATCCGTTACGGCGGCACCAATCAGCTCATCCAGCGCGGCGCGAAGGTGGCGCTCAGCCCGGAGGAGATCGTGCTCGACCTCACCGGGACGAAACACCCGTCAGTACGCCGGAAGGTGTCCGAAATGCCCGCGCTCGAACCGGACGAGATGCAGGTGATCGATATCCTCGTAAGCGAGACGCATATCGACGAGATTGCCGGGATGACGAAGATTCCCATAGGGGATTTGAACGCGTTGCTGACACGGCTCGAACTGAAGGGAATCGTTCTCCAGTACCCGGGCCGCTTTTATATCAGGAACCTCTGA